Proteins encoded together in one Chitinophaga sp. LS1 window:
- a CDS encoding ATP-binding protein, with product MQLNVFSTDSQKTGFRLQYMEVFNWGTFDEHIHAIKPEGETSLLTGANGSGKTTFIDALLTLMVPEKKYRFYNQSSGSEKKGDRTEDSYVMGGYGMVNNDATGVTKTLYLRENKEEAYSILLASFANEAEQFVTIFQVRYFVNGDMRKIFGVAHRAMHIADDFRPFDLGGQWKKRIDQLFNKGARKQVEWFDAASKYAQRLVDALGMQSIQALQLFNQTVGIKVLGNLDDFIRTNMLEPRNMEEQFQELKKHLTTLLDAQRNIEKAEEQIRMLEPIREHHANFANLSAKISGYKQDLNTATIWNSFTRSQLLGQALLEKRLEVTTLLRKIEESKTQMNELLEQERTTRNMLEQNKAGQRLQQLEKTIEELRQKKVAAEANLQEFMNWCEALHVKDNEINDEATYTRLLKEAGRATLKLETEQRLNEEDEYSAKRVKEKADGEKDSLEKEIELLHQSKNNIPSHLIQLRKDMCNYLKIDEGEILFAGELIQVKPEELHWQPAIEKLLHSFALRLLVPDKHYKKVTSYVNNNNMRTRLVYYQIKESALTLYPDENTVYEKLDFHPDHKLTEWVEQQIIQNFNYTCVENEKSLHRYDMAITIEGLIKNRDRHEKDDRSGRNDEARYVMGWNNDRKKEALIAKRNKLNEAIMSSTEILQTCKTRSARLQKQFYAAGRLKEHKGFEELNIPKLQKNIHKAEEQIASMRDENMELDALTEQLQDVEKQKQHVQESQATLIRNEALAQRTISDMETEQENLQALLQHITDTDKDQLLQFQQQHSQELSEVTLDNIGSVYKSLRDSKEQNLKQAEDASHKEEVLLNRSINRLKNPSPELLARFPDWSADVHAMSEEAKNAGEYIEWLDKLSNDNLPRFKKDFESYINVTITYKIGGLNEEMEKWERDITNTIHKLNQSLSGINFNRLPDTYIQLVKRPVPTGTEVREFKSRLLDALPQAANWQQSSFEEKATHFRERVMPLITALDESETYRNRVMDARNWFEFWADERYRNTNESKKIYRQMGQLSGGEKAQLTYTILCSAIAYQFGITREGKNTRSLRFIAVDESFSNQDEEKATYLMELCKQLHLQLLVVTPSDKIAVVQQFIAHVHLVQRVNNRHSVLYNMTVKELQDKISDVEVA from the coding sequence ATGCAATTAAACGTATTCAGTACAGATAGTCAAAAGACCGGCTTCCGCCTGCAATATATGGAAGTGTTCAACTGGGGAACCTTTGATGAACACATTCATGCAATTAAGCCAGAAGGGGAGACCAGTCTGCTCACCGGCGCTAATGGCAGTGGCAAGACCACCTTTATCGATGCCCTGCTCACCCTGATGGTGCCGGAAAAGAAATATCGCTTTTATAACCAGAGTAGTGGTAGTGAAAAGAAAGGTGACCGTACCGAAGATTCCTATGTAATGGGAGGTTATGGTATGGTGAACAACGATGCCACCGGTGTGACCAAAACCCTGTACCTGCGCGAGAACAAAGAAGAAGCCTACAGCATTCTGCTGGCCAGCTTTGCCAACGAAGCAGAACAGTTTGTGACCATCTTCCAGGTGCGTTACTTCGTAAATGGCGACATGCGCAAGATCTTCGGTGTCGCACACAGAGCCATGCACATTGCTGACGATTTCCGTCCGTTCGATCTGGGTGGTCAGTGGAAAAAACGTATCGATCAGCTCTTTAACAAAGGTGCGCGTAAACAGGTAGAATGGTTTGACGCCGCCAGCAAATATGCACAGCGACTGGTAGATGCCCTGGGCATGCAGAGTATACAGGCATTACAGCTCTTTAACCAGACCGTAGGTATCAAGGTGTTGGGTAACCTGGATGATTTTATCCGTACCAACATGTTGGAACCCCGCAATATGGAAGAGCAGTTTCAGGAATTGAAAAAACACCTGACCACTTTGCTGGATGCGCAACGCAATATCGAAAAGGCAGAAGAACAGATCCGCATGCTGGAACCTATCAGGGAGCACCATGCAAACTTTGCCAACCTTTCTGCAAAGATCTCCGGTTACAAGCAGGACCTGAATACGGCTACCATCTGGAATAGCTTTACCCGTAGCCAGTTGCTGGGACAGGCTTTGCTGGAGAAACGTCTGGAAGTGACAACCCTGCTTCGCAAGATAGAAGAGTCTAAAACGCAGATGAATGAACTGCTGGAACAGGAGCGTACTACCCGCAATATGCTGGAACAGAACAAAGCTGGTCAGCGCCTGCAGCAGCTGGAAAAGACCATCGAGGAACTGCGCCAGAAGAAAGTAGCGGCCGAAGCTAACCTGCAGGAGTTTATGAACTGGTGCGAAGCACTGCATGTAAAGGATAACGAAATCAACGACGAAGCTACCTATACACGTCTCCTGAAAGAAGCCGGCCGTGCCACGCTGAAACTCGAAACAGAACAGCGCCTCAATGAAGAAGATGAGTACAGCGCCAAGCGTGTAAAGGAAAAAGCAGATGGTGAAAAAGATAGCCTGGAAAAGGAAATCGAACTCCTGCACCAGTCAAAGAACAACATCCCTTCTCACCTGATCCAGTTGCGCAAAGACATGTGCAATTACCTGAAAATAGATGAAGGCGAGATCCTCTTTGCAGGTGAGCTGATACAGGTGAAACCAGAAGAACTGCACTGGCAGCCTGCTATCGAAAAACTGCTGCATTCCTTTGCACTGCGCCTGCTGGTGCCGGATAAGCACTACAAAAAGGTGACCAGTTATGTGAACAACAATAACATGCGTACCCGTCTGGTTTACTACCAGATCAAGGAATCTGCACTCACCCTGTATCCGGATGAAAACACCGTCTATGAAAAACTGGATTTCCATCCTGATCACAAACTCACAGAGTGGGTAGAGCAACAGATCATCCAGAACTTCAACTACACCTGTGTAGAAAACGAAAAGTCCCTGCATCGTTATGATATGGCCATTACCATCGAAGGGCTGATCAAGAACAGGGATCGTCATGAAAAGGATGACCGCTCCGGCAGGAATGACGAAGCCCGTTATGTAATGGGGTGGAACAACGACAGGAAAAAAGAAGCATTGATTGCTAAACGTAATAAGCTGAATGAAGCCATTATGTCCAGCACCGAAATATTACAAACCTGCAAAACCCGTTCTGCCCGGTTGCAAAAGCAATTCTATGCTGCCGGCCGCTTAAAGGAACACAAGGGGTTTGAAGAGCTGAACATCCCTAAGCTCCAAAAGAACATTCACAAAGCAGAAGAGCAGATCGCTTCCATGCGTGATGAAAATATGGAGCTGGATGCACTGACAGAACAGTTGCAGGATGTAGAAAAACAAAAGCAGCACGTACAGGAATCACAGGCGACCCTCATCAGGAACGAAGCGCTGGCACAACGTACCATCTCTGATATGGAAACAGAGCAGGAAAACCTGCAGGCCCTGTTACAGCACATTACAGATACAGACAAAGACCAGCTGTTGCAATTCCAACAGCAGCATAGCCAGGAACTGAGTGAGGTGACGCTGGATAATATCGGTAGCGTGTACAAATCGCTGCGTGATAGTAAAGAACAAAACCTGAAGCAGGCAGAAGATGCCAGCCATAAGGAAGAAGTATTGCTGAACCGCAGTATCAATCGTCTTAAAAACCCTTCTCCTGAGTTATTAGCGCGTTTCCCCGATTGGAGTGCAGATGTACATGCCATGTCAGAAGAGGCGAAAAATGCGGGCGAATACATCGAATGGCTGGATAAACTGAGCAATGATAACCTGCCCCGTTTCAAAAAGGATTTCGAAAGCTATATCAACGTCACCATCACTTACAAGATCGGTGGGCTGAATGAGGAGATGGAAAAGTGGGAGCGTGATATCACCAACACGATCCACAAGCTGAATCAATCCCTGAGTGGCATCAACTTCAACCGTTTGCCGGATACTTATATCCAGCTGGTGAAGCGACCAGTGCCTACCGGTACAGAAGTAAGGGAATTCAAAAGCCGCTTACTCGATGCCCTGCCACAGGCGGCTAACTGGCAACAGAGCAGCTTCGAAGAAAAGGCCACGCACTTCCGTGAAAGGGTGATGCCATTGATCACCGCACTGGATGAAAGTGAAACTTACCGTAACAGGGTGATGGATGCCCGTAACTGGTTTGAATTCTGGGCAGATGAAAGGTATCGCAATACCAATGAATCCAAGAAGATCTACCGCCAGATGGGGCAATTGTCCGGTGGTGAAAAAGCACAGTTGACCTACACCATTCTTTGTAGTGCCATTGCGTACCAGTTTGGTATTACGAGAGAAGGCAAAAATACCCGCAGCCTCCGCTTCATTGCGGTGGATGAGAGCTTCAGTAACCAGGATGAGGAAAAGGCGACTTACCTCATGGAACTCTGTAAGCAGCTGCACTTACAATTGCTGGTGGTAACGCCAAGTGATAAGATTGCCGTGGTACAACAGTTCATTGCCCATGTGCACCTGGTACAAAGGGTGAATAACAGGCACAGTGTGCTCTACAATATGACGGTAAAAGAATTGCAGGATAAGATATCCGATGTAGAAGTTGCCTGA
- a CDS encoding cyclopropane-fatty-acyl-phospholipid synthase family protein, with protein sequence MQTSTLPYAKKSKSIYQDIVLKVMAGMNRGLLHLTLQDGEQLTIGNGEGNIRANIRINDAAFYSRILLYGDVGFGEAYVDGLWDTDNITNVIKWALHNVENTPGLSGSKTKQFAFNLFSWFNRLYHNRRANTLKGSRKNISAHYDLDNDFFASFLDPTMTYSSAYYYKEDLTLAEAQLAKYERLCQQLHLKTDDHVLEIGSGWGGNAIYMAKTYGCKVTSLTISQEQYKLAVERVSAAGLQDKVNIQLKDYRMMEGSFDKIVSIEMLEAVGHDYLPMYFTKCHELLKKDGILAIQVITAPDSRYDSLRKGVDWIQKHIFPGSLLPSVAAINNAVNRTGDMTMVDLKDLGPDYARTLKAWFDAFNENLLPDMSAAFIRKWNYYLCYCEAAFAMRNINVMQLVYTRPNNMSR encoded by the coding sequence ATGCAAACATCCACCCTTCCATATGCGAAAAAGAGTAAAAGTATCTATCAGGATATTGTACTGAAAGTGATGGCTGGTATGAACCGGGGATTGCTACACCTGACTTTGCAGGATGGTGAACAGCTCACTATCGGAAATGGAGAAGGTAATATCAGGGCGAATATCCGTATCAATGATGCAGCGTTTTACAGCAGGATACTGTTGTATGGAGATGTAGGATTTGGAGAAGCATATGTAGATGGACTGTGGGATACAGACAATATCACGAACGTGATAAAGTGGGCGTTACATAATGTAGAGAACACACCGGGATTATCAGGTAGTAAAACAAAACAATTTGCTTTTAACCTGTTTAGCTGGTTCAATAGATTGTACCATAACAGGAGAGCGAATACCCTGAAAGGGTCACGGAAGAATATCTCTGCCCATTATGATCTGGACAATGATTTCTTTGCCAGCTTCCTGGATCCGACTATGACATATTCAAGTGCTTATTATTATAAAGAAGATCTGACGCTGGCAGAAGCACAGCTGGCAAAGTATGAGCGGTTGTGTCAGCAACTACATTTAAAAACGGATGATCATGTGCTGGAAATAGGCAGTGGCTGGGGTGGAAATGCCATTTATATGGCAAAGACGTATGGTTGTAAAGTAACGTCACTGACTATTTCCCAGGAGCAGTATAAACTGGCTGTAGAGCGAGTTTCTGCTGCAGGCCTGCAAGACAAGGTGAATATCCAGCTAAAAGATTACAGGATGATGGAAGGCAGCTTTGATAAGATTGTATCTATCGAAATGCTGGAAGCTGTAGGGCATGATTATCTGCCGATGTACTTTACAAAATGCCATGAGCTGTTGAAGAAAGATGGCATACTGGCCATACAGGTGATCACTGCTCCTGATTCAAGGTATGATAGTTTAAGAAAAGGTGTGGATTGGATTCAGAAACATATCTTCCCGGGGTCATTGTTACCATCAGTAGCAGCTATCAACAATGCAGTGAACAGAACCGGAGATATGACAATGGTAGACCTAAAAGATTTAGGTCCTGACTATGCAAGAACATTGAAGGCATGGTTTGATGCCTTCAATGAAAACCTGCTGCCTGATATGAGCGCTGCATTTATCCGCAAGTGGAATTATTACCTGTGCTATTGCGAGGCAGCATTTGCTATGCGGAATATCAATGTAATGCAGCTGGTATATACCAGACCCAATAATATGAGCCGATAG
- a CDS encoding alpha/beta hydrolase has translation MIRLILIILLLLTSLLTVIKAPTYNLWKLAIAAAEFAWVFIAITIVVLLSGFLAQRYTTTGTVLGLIAIVLFLSPLFRAYDVASHLPKAMDKALRDQSDATPLNLSVIFSGYREAPVAYKSLPYCGNLHLDFYPAIHPGNHPCVIMVHGGSWSSGNSQDLPELNTYLANHGYHVAAINYRLAPQNICPAPVEDVYQAMDYLRAHAEELGIDTNNFVLVGRSAGAQIALLAAYKQHVQGLKGVVDFYGPADMVWGYSLPASPLVMDSRKVMENYLGGTYSAVPNNYAASSPVEFVNKKTVPTLIIHGEHDVLVAYEHSIRLEKKLQDNGIKHFFLSLPWATHGFDYNLKGPGGQLSTYSVLRFLQNICYEQQS, from the coding sequence ATGATCCGTCTTATTTTAATTATCCTTTTACTGCTGACATCTTTACTCACAGTTATCAAAGCACCAACTTACAACCTGTGGAAGCTCGCTATTGCCGCAGCTGAATTCGCGTGGGTTTTTATTGCTATTACGATAGTGGTTTTATTGAGTGGTTTCCTGGCGCAACGCTACACTACGACTGGAACAGTATTAGGCTTGATTGCCATCGTACTTTTTCTATCGCCGCTCTTTAGAGCATATGATGTAGCCAGTCACCTGCCAAAAGCAATGGACAAGGCCCTCCGCGATCAATCGGATGCCACGCCTTTGAACCTGTCTGTCATATTCTCCGGTTACAGAGAAGCGCCTGTTGCTTATAAAAGTCTGCCTTATTGTGGCAATCTGCATCTGGACTTCTACCCTGCTATACATCCGGGCAATCATCCTTGTGTAATAATGGTGCATGGCGGATCATGGAGCAGTGGGAATAGTCAGGATCTGCCTGAACTGAATACATATCTGGCAAATCATGGCTATCATGTAGCTGCTATCAATTACAGACTGGCACCGCAAAACATCTGCCCTGCACCGGTAGAAGATGTGTATCAGGCCATGGATTACCTGCGCGCACATGCGGAAGAATTAGGAATTGATACAAACAATTTCGTACTGGTGGGACGTTCTGCAGGTGCACAGATTGCACTACTGGCAGCCTACAAACAGCATGTGCAGGGTTTAAAAGGTGTAGTAGATTTCTATGGTCCTGCTGATATGGTATGGGGGTATTCACTACCCGCAAGTCCGTTGGTGATGGATTCCAGAAAGGTCATGGAAAACTACCTGGGTGGCACTTACAGCGCTGTTCCGAATAATTATGCAGCCAGTTCCCCCGTTGAATTCGTGAACAAAAAAACAGTGCCTACGTTAATCATTCATGGTGAACATGATGTACTCGTAGCATATGAACATAGCATCAGACTGGAAAAGAAACTACAGGACAACGGTATTAAACATTTCTTTCTCTCACTGCCATGGGCCACACATGGGTTTGATTACAACCTGAAAGGCCCGGGCGGACAATTATCCACCTACTCGGTATTAAGATTTTTACAAAATATATGTTACGAACAGCAATCATAG
- a CDS encoding DUF1365 domain-containing protein yields MRGTSIHSCLYRAQVMHHRLSPKRHQFNYQVFMFYIDLDEVDYLSRHLRFMSRNRFNLFNFRDKDHLQITDSQNTREQILAYLQQQGITTPIGRVMLLTNLCTLGYQFNPVSFYYCYDMQGHPVCSVVEVCNTFGELKPYLLNDTTRKQKGFRLYTGKYFYVSPFSDMDTQFDFDLSIPGARLDIRIDDCHKSGERFLISTLKGERKPLTDGMLLYYFFSFPLITFKVIWMIHWQALRLWLKKLPFHAKAANKHLQRDLYRPYKS; encoded by the coding sequence ATGCGCGGAACCTCTATTCATTCATGTTTATACAGGGCACAGGTAATGCACCACAGGCTGTCGCCAAAGCGGCACCAGTTCAATTACCAGGTGTTTATGTTTTACATAGATCTGGATGAAGTTGATTATCTGTCAAGGCACCTGCGCTTTATGAGCAGGAATCGTTTTAACCTGTTTAATTTTCGCGATAAAGATCATTTGCAGATAACAGATAGTCAAAACACCCGTGAACAGATCCTTGCTTACCTTCAACAGCAGGGCATTACAACGCCTATCGGGCGCGTCATGCTACTGACTAATTTATGTACGTTAGGGTATCAGTTCAATCCTGTTTCATTCTATTACTGTTATGATATGCAGGGGCATCCTGTTTGTTCTGTAGTAGAAGTATGCAATACATTCGGGGAATTGAAACCTTATTTACTGAACGATACAACACGCAAACAGAAAGGATTCAGGCTGTATACAGGTAAATACTTTTATGTGTCTCCTTTCTCCGACATGGATACACAATTTGATTTTGATCTGAGTATACCGGGAGCACGATTGGATATACGCATCGATGATTGTCATAAGAGTGGCGAACGATTTTTAATCAGTACACTAAAAGGGGAAAGAAAACCTCTGACGGATGGAATGCTGCTCTATTACTTTTTCAGCTTTCCGTTGATTACGTTCAAAGTGATCTGGATGATTCACTGGCAGGCACTTCGCTTATGGTTGAAGAAGTTGCCCTTTCACGCAAAAGCAGCAAACAAGCACCTGCAGCGTGATCTTTATAGACCATACAAATCATAA
- a CDS encoding DUF1295 domain-containing protein: MDNLTIVLLLIMVCAMIMAMVWGWARAINNASVVDIFWSYNFPVIGILLLLLADGYTLRKYMVCGMVIIAGIRLGTHLLIRISHHLAIEDGRYQQLRKEWAPHADRKFFWFFQFQGLSNVLLSIPFIICALNKESALGVAEYAGILLWFMSVTGEAIADRQLHTFKIKNKGLVCNTGLWRYSRHPNYFFEWMMWVSYSIFALGSPYGYLGVISPLIILYLLLKVTGIPATEEQSLRSKGEAYKAYQRSTSAFIPWFPARQ; the protein is encoded by the coding sequence ATGGATAACCTTACAATCGTCTTACTGCTTATCATGGTATGTGCAATGATCATGGCCATGGTATGGGGATGGGCGCGTGCTATCAATAATGCCAGCGTAGTAGATATATTCTGGTCTTACAACTTTCCGGTCATCGGCATATTATTGCTATTACTGGCAGATGGTTATACCCTGCGTAAGTATATGGTCTGCGGCATGGTGATCATTGCCGGCATCAGACTCGGCACACATTTACTGATCAGGATCTCTCATCATTTAGCTATCGAAGATGGCCGCTATCAACAACTGCGAAAGGAATGGGCGCCACATGCCGACAGGAAATTCTTCTGGTTCTTCCAGTTTCAGGGATTGTCAAATGTACTGTTGTCCATACCATTTATCATCTGTGCCCTGAATAAAGAAAGCGCATTAGGCGTTGCAGAATATGCGGGTATCCTACTCTGGTTCATGAGCGTAACAGGCGAGGCTATTGCAGACAGGCAATTACATACATTCAAAATTAAAAATAAAGGATTAGTATGCAATACAGGACTATGGCGATATTCAAGACATCCTAATTACTTTTTCGAATGGATGATGTGGGTATCTTACAGCATCTTTGCACTCGGTTCTCCTTATGGATATCTCGGCGTGATCAGTCCCCTGATCATACTGTACCTGCTACTGAAAGTGACAGGCATTCCAGCTACAGAAGAGCAATCATTGCGTTCCAAAGGAGAAGCCTATAAAGCCTATCAGCGCAGCACCAGCGCCTTCATTCCCTGGTTCCCTGCCAGACAATAA
- a CDS encoding NAD(P)/FAD-dependent oxidoreductase, with amino-acid sequence MLRTAIIGTGIAGMGCGHFLHPTDDITFYEQLDYVGGHTNTVTVDEDGKPVYIDTGFMVFNYQTYPNLCKLFEQIKAPVKKTDMSFSVQHVPSGLEYSGSSINHLFAQRKNIFNPSYIRMLMQIGRFNKESVRILDDPKYANHTIGQFIREGGYGEDMLWKYLVPMSSAVWSTPMQQMLDFPAVTLIRFFYNHGFLGLHTQHQWYTLDKGSQSYREILIAPFRNRIHTNRKAVKVTRMPDGKATVHAADGTAQEYDRVILACHGDQALALLDTPTNKEQQLLSAFKYQYNKAVLHTDEKTMPVKKLAWSSWNYRIDNEQPSTIYWMNKLQGVSDKKNYFVSINPHAQLDASKIIKEIDYEHPLFDLAAIEAQSALPQLNADGPVYYCGSYFKYGFHEDAFASAVNLCSHLLKRHVI; translated from the coding sequence ATGTTACGAACAGCAATCATAGGCACCGGCATAGCCGGTATGGGATGCGGACATTTTCTACACCCTACTGACGACATCACGTTTTATGAACAACTCGATTATGTAGGTGGTCATACAAACACTGTGACTGTAGATGAAGATGGAAAACCGGTGTACATTGATACCGGGTTTATGGTTTTTAATTACCAGACGTATCCCAACCTTTGTAAACTGTTTGAACAGATTAAAGCGCCTGTGAAAAAGACTGACATGTCTTTCAGTGTGCAACACGTTCCCTCTGGCCTTGAATATAGCGGATCCAGTATCAATCATCTTTTTGCACAGCGTAAAAATATTTTCAATCCTTCTTACATCAGGATGCTCATGCAGATTGGCCGCTTCAATAAAGAGAGCGTACGTATTCTGGATGATCCTAAATATGCGAATCATACTATCGGCCAATTTATACGCGAAGGTGGTTATGGTGAAGACATGTTGTGGAAATACCTCGTACCCATGAGCTCCGCTGTGTGGTCTACTCCTATGCAGCAGATGCTGGACTTCCCTGCGGTGACACTCATCCGTTTCTTTTACAACCATGGTTTTCTCGGCCTGCATACACAACACCAGTGGTATACACTGGACAAAGGGAGTCAGTCATACAGAGAGATCTTAATTGCACCTTTCAGAAACCGTATTCACACCAACAGAAAAGCAGTGAAAGTAACACGCATGCCTGACGGAAAAGCTACCGTGCATGCAGCAGATGGCACAGCACAGGAGTACGACAGAGTGATACTAGCCTGCCATGGCGACCAGGCACTGGCATTGCTGGACACTCCAACTAATAAAGAACAGCAACTACTTTCTGCTTTCAAATATCAATATAACAAAGCTGTATTACATACAGATGAGAAGACCATGCCAGTTAAAAAGCTGGCGTGGAGCAGCTGGAACTATCGTATAGACAACGAGCAACCCAGTACCATTTACTGGATGAATAAGTTACAAGGTGTATCCGACAAGAAAAACTATTTTGTATCTATCAATCCCCATGCGCAGCTGGATGCCAGTAAGATCATCAAAGAGATAGACTACGAGCATCCGCTATTTGATCTGGCTGCTATTGAAGCCCAGTCTGCTTTACCACAATTGAATGCCGATGGTCCTGTCTACTATTGTGGTAGTTACTTTAAATATGGATTCCACGAAGATGCATTTGCCAGCGCGGTGAATCTCTGTTCTCATTTGTTAAAGAGACACGTTATTTAA
- a CDS encoding glycosyltransferase — protein MIISVGICTYNSEKYLPEQLETIIHQTLRVNEIVVIDDASTDQTTRILHDYASRYPDLFRIIRNEKNKGARKNFERALAESKGDIIFLSDHDDCWLPEKVAKVVAHFAAHPQDKVVFTNGVFMDENSAALPSTLWDVVGFTAEVRAYAQTKDDLLRYLLKHGRIVTGATLALKKESLSQILPFRLMHKIWHDAWIALVAANAKMLGYIEEPLIRYRVHSKQQVGYGYMEKIKNNHPVPVLQVKELKGEIGDEELIQLIHVRRKRVRLVRRLSRYIKVDHVISTEILQERKASEQAFSRAKSLPVRLLESFRKMFK, from the coding sequence GTGATCATATCCGTCGGCATCTGCACCTACAACAGTGAAAAATACCTTCCGGAACAACTGGAAACCATCATTCACCAAACGCTTCGTGTGAATGAGATCGTAGTGATCGACGACGCTTCTACAGATCAGACTACCCGGATATTACATGATTATGCCAGCCGCTATCCGGATCTTTTCCGCATTATCCGCAATGAAAAGAACAAAGGTGCGCGTAAGAATTTCGAACGTGCATTGGCAGAGAGCAAGGGAGACATCATCTTTCTGAGTGATCATGATGATTGCTGGTTGCCTGAGAAGGTGGCAAAGGTAGTTGCGCATTTTGCTGCGCATCCGCAGGACAAAGTAGTGTTTACCAATGGAGTGTTCATGGATGAAAACAGTGCCGCATTACCTTCTACCTTGTGGGATGTAGTGGGCTTTACTGCCGAAGTAAGAGCATATGCACAAACAAAAGATGACCTGCTCCGCTACCTGTTGAAACACGGTCGTATTGTAACCGGGGCTACGCTGGCGCTCAAAAAGGAGAGCCTGTCACAGATCCTGCCTTTTCGCCTGATGCACAAGATCTGGCATGATGCGTGGATCGCGCTGGTGGCAGCAAATGCAAAGATGCTTGGATATATAGAAGAGCCATTGATCCGTTACCGTGTGCATAGTAAACAACAGGTAGGGTATGGGTATATGGAAAAAATAAAAAACAATCATCCTGTACCAGTGTTGCAAGTGAAAGAGTTAAAAGGAGAGATTGGTGATGAAGAACTGATACAGCTTATACATGTAAGGAGAAAAAGAGTTAGATTAGTCAGGCGTCTTTCGCGCTATATAAAAGTAGATCATGTGATCAGTACAGAAATACTACAGGAACGTAAGGCATCGGAACAGGCTTTCTCCCGTGCAAAGTCACTGCCGGTGAGATTGCTGGAATCATTCAGGAAAATGTTTAAATAG
- a CDS encoding SAM-dependent methyltransferase — protein sequence MWYDTLIEKNSVPDILLRKGIRKLLKQRLDDENKGDAEAQQAHLMSLIDQLKASPIAVNTAEANTQHYEVPTPFYQYCLGKHLKYSCGYWQPGVQELDIAERDMLELTCQRAELTNDMNVLELGCGWGSLSLFMSSKFPGSRFTVASNSRTQKEYIDAQAAARGINNLTVITADMNIFHTDQQFDRVVSVEMFEHMRNYEKLLKKVASFLKADGKLFIHIFTHKEYTYLFEVKDESDWMSQYFFTGGVMPGDDLMFYFNEHLSVSKHWHVTGTHYGKTAEAWLRNMDDHKAEIMPLFETTYGKDQALKWWVYWRLFYMACAELWNYNNGNEWIVSHYLFRKNAV from the coding sequence ATGTGGTACGATACCCTCATTGAAAAAAATTCTGTTCCTGATATATTGTTGCGCAAAGGCATCAGAAAACTGCTGAAGCAAAGACTGGACGATGAGAACAAAGGTGATGCAGAAGCACAACAGGCACACCTCATGTCGCTGATAGATCAGCTAAAAGCGTCTCCTATTGCTGTGAATACTGCTGAAGCCAATACACAACACTATGAAGTACCCACTCCATTTTATCAATATTGCTTAGGTAAACACCTGAAGTATTCCTGCGGATACTGGCAGCCAGGTGTGCAGGAGCTGGATATAGCAGAAAGAGATATGCTGGAACTAACCTGTCAGAGAGCGGAACTGACCAATGATATGAACGTACTGGAACTTGGATGCGGATGGGGATCACTGTCTCTCTTTATGTCCTCAAAATTTCCCGGGAGCCGGTTTACGGTGGCATCTAACTCACGTACACAAAAAGAATACATCGATGCACAAGCCGCGGCGCGCGGCATCAACAACCTCACGGTGATTACAGCAGACATGAATATATTTCATACAGATCAGCAGTTCGACAGAGTCGTATCTGTAGAGATGTTTGAACATATGCGCAACTATGAGAAACTGCTGAAAAAGGTAGCTTCATTTTTAAAAGCAGACGGAAAGCTGTTCATTCATATCTTTACACACAAAGAGTATACTTACCTGTTTGAAGTGAAAGATGAAAGCGATTGGATGAGCCAATATTTCTTTACGGGGGGAGTAATGCCGGGCGATGACCTCATGTTCTACTTTAACGAACATCTATCTGTCAGTAAACACTGGCATGTAACAGGTACACATTACGGCAAGACAGCAGAAGCATGGCTGCGCAATATGGATGATCATAAAGCGGAAATAATGCCACTGTTCGAAACTACCTACGGAAAAGATCAGGCACTGAAATGGTGGGTATACTGGCGCCTGTTCTATATGGCCTGCGCTGAACTATGGAATTATAACAACGGGAATGAATGGATAGTCAGTCATTACCTGTTTCGAAAAAACGCTGTATGA